The Tautonia plasticadhaerens nucleotide sequence CGCTCCCGGACGGGGTCGTCGATCTCGAAGAGGAGATCCGCCAGGGCGAGGGCGCCGCTCGGGTCGGTGATCTGCGAGAGCACGTCGTCGGCGGCCTGCTGGAGGTCGGGCGTGGCCAGCCTCGGCAGGATCCGGGTCAGCAGCGGGAGCACCTCGGGGCCGTGGATCTGCCACATCAGGCCGAGGGTCTTGCTCAGGGCATTGGCCGGCGGCAGCACGTCGGTGGCGGCGAGGAAGGCCTCGTTGCGGTCGACCGGGAAGTACGGCGGCAGGGCGGCGCTGCTGGTCCCGCCGGCCGCGTCGAGGTCGAGGTTGCCGTAGAGGGTGCCGTCGAACAGCCCGGCGAGGTAGCCCGGCTCACGGCCCCGCAACGCGACGCCGAGGGCCTCCAGGTACCAGCGGTCGCGGCCGTCCCACGAGGCGGCGAGCGACGTCAGGGCCTCGCCGACCCGGTCGGTGGGCAGGTACCGGAAGGCGAGGATCAGCTCCCGGCGGACCCCGGCGTCAGGGTCGTCGACCTGGGAGACGAGGGCGTCGAGGTGCTCGGCCGCGGCGGGCGGTTGCGGCCGGGCGTCGTCGAGGTACTCGACAGTCCCCTCGCGGCTCACGTCCCGGCCGAGGATGCGGACGGCCTGCTCGCGGATCCGGGGCTCGGCGTCGTCCAGGGCGAGGAGGGCGGCCCGGTCCCCCTCGATGGCGTGCTTGACCCAGAGGGCCCGGGCCCGCTGGATGGGCTCACCCGCGCGATACAGGGCGTTCAAGGCCTCGACGGCGGCCCCTCCCCGGGCGATCAGGCCGCGACGGGCGGCGTCCTGGGTGGCGACGTTGGGGGACTGCAACGCGAGGACCAGGCCGTCGATCGAGCCGAAGTCGGGGGCGGAATGCTCGGGACTTGCTCCCTTCGGGACGACCCGGTAGATGCGCCCGGTGGTCTGGTCGCTGAAGGCGTGGCCGCCGACCCCGGCGTCGTACCAGTCGGCGACGAAGACGGAGCCGTCCGGCGCGGCGGTCATGTCGACGGGGCGGAACCAGGGGTCGTCCGAGGACATGAGCACCTCGTACTCGGTGCGGAAGGCGGCCCCCTCCCGGGTGATCGGGAAGGAGTTGATCTGTCGGGTGCCGGCGTCGGCCTCGAAGACGGCGCCGAGGTACGGCTCGGGGAGCAGGCCGCCCTCGTACACCATGATGCCGCAGGGGCTGCCGTTGCCGGTGCCGACGAGCTTGGGGACGTTGCCGGGGACCTCCTCCCCCCAGTGCCGGGGGCTGCCGGGGGTCCGATAGCCGTAGGAGCCGCCGTCCATCACCCAGATGACCCGGCAGCCGCGGTTGCCGTCGTCGTCGTTGTCGGAGGTGAAGATGTTGCCGAACGAGTTCAGGCTGGTCTCGTAGTTGTTCCGCTGGCGGTCGGCGATGACCTCGAACCGGGTGCCGTCCCGGTTGACGCGGAGGGTGTTGGCGAGCTGGTCGGAGGAGACCCGTCGGCCGGAGGCGTCGGTCACGTCGAAGTTCTGGGTGCGGTCGCCGCCGTCGGGCTGGACGGAGCAGCAGCCGTCGCCGTGGGTGAAGTACAGCGAGCCGTCGAGGCCGAGGACCATGCCGTGCACGCCGTGGTCGCTGTCGATGCCGCCGAAGCCGGTGAGCAGCGGGTAGCGGAGGTCGGCCTTGTCGTCGCCGTCGGTGTCCTCCAGCACGAGGAGGTTCGGGCTGTTGCCGACGTAGACGCGGCAGCCGGCGTAGCGGCCCGCCTCGTCGTACCGCTCCTCCACGGCGATGCCCATCGGCACGGGGAAGATCTGGTCGGCGAAGACGGTGACGGTGTCGGCCTTCCCGTCGCCGTCGGCGTCCTCGAGGATCTTGATCGCGTCGGCCTCGCCGATCCGGGAGAACTCGCGGTTGCGCTCGCGGGTGAGGCGGTAGTTGAGCCCCTCGGTGACCCAGACGCGCCCCCGGGAGTCGACGTCGATGTTGGTGGGGTTCACCACCATCGGCTCGGCGGCCCAGAGGGTGGCCTCCAGCCCGTCGGCCACCTTGACCTGGGCGGCGGACTGCTCGGGCCCGACCTGGCCCCGGGCGGCCGTCGGGCAGAGGGCGAGCGTCATCCCCCCCGCCATCAGCGCCCCGAAGGCGACGATCCTGGTGCGGTGCGATCCTGGGCGCGAGAGCGACATCGGCGACTCCTGGCTTGGCTCGATCGGGTTCGCGCCATCCCGGCCCGGCGAGCCGGGACGGCGCGAGGGCGGCCGGACCCCTTCGATCGCGGCGGGGCAGAGGGCTCCCGCCGCGCGATGGTCCCATTGTCCCGTCCCGATCCGTTCGAGTCCAGGCGCAGGGAGGGGGGCGGGACCGGACATCCCGAAGGCGGAGGAGGGAGGGCCGACGGCCGGACAGGTCGGCACTCAACCCATCGCCCTCGGCCATCCGGCGCCCGTGGGCCGTCGGCCCTCCGCCCCCGATTTTCCGCCCGATCAGGCGGGCTGGAGTTCGACCTTGCGGCCGGCCAGGGCGAGGTTCTCGGCGATGTAGGTCTCGTCCCAGAGGTTGGAGATGACGGCGGCGATCCGGGGGTTCTGGAGGGCCCAGACGTAGGCCTTCTGGGGGGCCTTCAGGTCGTCCCCGGGGACGATCCGCTGGACCTTCTGGATCCGCCAGTCGGGCACCGGCTGGAGCGGCGTGTGGTGGGTGGCGACGGCCATCGCCACCTTCATGGCGATGATGCCGAGGTCCTTGTCGGAGGCGTGTCGGATCGCGTCGTCGACGTAGCCGCCGTTGACCACGTTGTAGGCCATCATCACGAGGTCGTAATGCCCGGCGTCGGCGGCGGCCTTCAGCACGCCGGCCGGGTCGTTGTGCGAGGTGACGCCGAGGAATCGGACCTTGCCCTGCTGCTTCAGCTGCTTGAAGGCGTCGAGGATCGCGGGGCTGTCGAGATCCTCCGGGGCGTCGGCGCCGTGGGGGCACATGAGGATGTCGACGTGGTCGGTGCCGAGGCGGCGGAGGCTCCCCTCCAGCGACTCGACGATCGTGTCGCGGAGAATCGCATTGTCCTCGACCCGATCCCGGTACTCGGCCAGCATGGCGATCCGGAGGTACGCCGGGTCGTAGGAGTCGGGCTGGCCGGGGAAGTACGTGAGGAAATAGCCGGGCTTCTTCACCCCTCGGCGCTCGATGATCTCATCCGCCCGGGCCCGGATCTCCTCCTGCTCGCCCGCGGGGAGTTTGTCGAAGGCGTCCTTGTACATCTGGTTGCGCACGCGGTTGAGCGGGCTGACCTTGGTGGCCAGGAACACGCGGTCCCGGCCGACCGAGGGCTCCTTGATGAGCTTGCCCCAGGCCTCCTCGGTGCCGCCGTCGTGGTAGGCCGGGGCCATGTCGAGGTAGTTCAGGCCGCGTTCGATGGCCCGGAGCATGTGCCGGTAGTTGTCCGGGGTGATCGGGTCGCCGCCGGCGACGACCTCGGAGACCATCAGGTTCGTCCGGCCGAGCCGGCGGTAGGCCATGCCGTCCTGCCGGTTCCGCCACTCGGGCTCGCCCCCCGGCTTCGGGGCCTCCCCGGCCTCCTGGGCCGAGGCCCCCGGGGCGGCCAGGGCGCCGGGGCCGAGGGCCAACGCGGCGGTGCCGGTCTGGAGGAAGGATCGGCGGTCGACGCCGGGGTCGTCGGACCGGGTCCGGGGGGATCGGGGCGGGGTCATCGGGGGCCTCCTCTGTCCGGGGTCGGGTTCGGAGTCTCGGGGAGCGGGATCATCGATCGGCCGGGACGGTTCCCGCCCCCCAGGGGTTTCGGCAAACGTCGCGCCGGAGGCCGAAGTCGGCCTTCGCCCCTCTCGCGGTACGATCCTATAATGAGCAGCGTAGGCGCTGTGAAGGACTCGGTCCCGGGCGTTGCCAGGGGCCGCCCAAACGAGGTCCGCATGATGGCCACACTGACGATCGAGCTCTCCGAGGATCAGGAGCGTCAACTCCTCGACCGCGCCCGGGAGGCAGGAACGACCCCGGAACAGCTCCTCCGGGCCGGTATCGCCGAATGGCTCGCCCGCCCCCGCGACGACTTCTCCGAAGCGGCGGAGTACGTCCTCGAAAAGAATGCCGAACTCTACCGGCGGTTGGCGTAGGCCATGAGGTTCCTGACCCTGGATGAGGTCATTGCCCTGCACCGCCTGGTGATCGCCCGGTCCGGCGGGTCGCCGGGCCTACGCGACCCCGGTGCGTTGGATTCCGCCGTCTCCCAGCCGAGGATGACGTTCGGCGGCGAGGACCTCTACCCGACCCTGGTCGACTAGGCTGCCGCCCTCGGGTTCTCCCTGGTGATGAACCACGCCTTCGTCGATGGCAACAAGCGAATCGGCCACGCCGCGATGGAGACGTTCCTCGTGATCAATGGGGCGGAAATCGCCGCCTCGGTCGACGAGCAGGAGCGAGTCATC carries:
- a CDS encoding DNA-binding protein, whose product is MMATLTIELSEDQERQLLDRAREAGTTPEQLLRAGIAEWLARPRDDFSEAAEYVLEKNAELYRRLA
- a CDS encoding PVC-type heme-binding CxxCH protein, with the translated sequence MSLSRPGSHRTRIVAFGALMAGGMTLALCPTAARGQVGPEQSAAQVKVADGLEATLWAAEPMVVNPTNIDVDSRGRVWVTEGLNYRLTRERNREFSRIGEADAIKILEDADGDGKADTVTVFADQIFPVPMGIAVEERYDEAGRYAGCRVYVGNSPNLLVLEDTDGDDKADLRYPLLTGFGGIDSDHGVHGMVLGLDGSLYFTHGDGCCSVQPDGGDRTQNFDVTDASGRRVSSDQLANTLRVNRDGTRFEVIADRQRNNYETSLNSFGNIFTSDNDDDGNRGCRVIWVMDGGSYGYRTPGSPRHWGEEVPGNVPKLVGTGNGSPCGIMVYEGGLLPEPYLGAVFEADAGTRQINSFPITREGAAFRTEYEVLMSSDDPWFRPVDMTAAPDGSVFVADWYDAGVGGHAFSDQTTGRIYRVVPKGASPEHSAPDFGSIDGLVLALQSPNVATQDAARRGLIARGGAAVEALNALYRAGEPIQRARALWVKHAIEGDRAALLALDDAEPRIREQAVRILGRDVSREGTVEYLDDARPQPPAAAEHLDALVSQVDDPDAGVRRELILAFRYLPTDRVGEALTSLAASWDGRDRWYLEALGVALRGREPGYLAGLFDGTLYGNLDLDAAGGTSSAALPPYFPVDRNEAFLAATDVLPPANALSKTLGLMWQIHGPEVLPLLTRILPRLATPDLQQAADDVLSQITDPSGALALADLLFEIDDPVRERQVLDTLGRRLSGDWREAADDPRVSQAIRAAIDFADTRAEGIAAAAATGDPDYADAIMAFVKDDSASTPVRIAAVEALGRLKSGGARPLLEAMVERVKQSGGSDPVAEAALRTLPELGVDRDQLIAILADPGYPLGLRREALRSASMQVETAHRLLGRAEQGDLPDDLKSEATTLLNAHPDQGVRRRAAEALPLAGIGGGRPLPPFEELLSRQGDPEAGREAFASAGETSCAGCHRVQGRGRWVGPDLSTIGTKYGKDGLLTSILSPGAAIGYNFRSYVVALADGRILTGLPVEETADRLVLKTAEGQRIEIDPGDIDERRTSDVSLMPEGLAQQMTDAQLVDLLAFLETLKQPVSIVGEFQAVGPLAEAEGEPAVDPAGPIDTALPVRGADGRSQSWRRLRADAEGRIDLSALAGPDADRAVYLHSPVASPADLPATLVVDSPSAGLRAWLDGEELDLPAPSGDDPTRSVSLDLSRGAHDLVLRLPGGPDSGLVATFVADAPLEFRAPEGRKVSAR
- a CDS encoding aldo/keto reductase, with protein sequence MTPPRSPRTRSDDPGVDRRSFLQTGTAALALGPGALAAPGASAQEAGEAPKPGGEPEWRNRQDGMAYRRLGRTNLMVSEVVAGGDPITPDNYRHMLRAIERGLNYLDMAPAYHDGGTEEAWGKLIKEPSVGRDRVFLATKVSPLNRVRNQMYKDAFDKLPAGEQEEIRARADEIIERRGVKKPGYFLTYFPGQPDSYDPAYLRIAMLAEYRDRVEDNAILRDTIVESLEGSLRRLGTDHVDILMCPHGADAPEDLDSPAILDAFKQLKQQGKVRFLGVTSHNDPAGVLKAAADAGHYDLVMMAYNVVNGGYVDDAIRHASDKDLGIIAMKVAMAVATHHTPLQPVPDWRIQKVQRIVPGDDLKAPQKAYVWALQNPRIAAVISNLWDETYIAENLALAGRKVELQPA